One Bythopirellula goksoeyrii genomic window, GTGCCAGATAGGGTGCCACCTCCATCGAAGATCGCAACCCCAACACCTCATCCCGATCGCCCCAAGCACAATCAAACCCCGCCAATTTGACCCCGCCCCCTTCAGGAAGCAACACGCGACTCGGGGTGAGCCTCTGATGCACGAACCCATGTTGATGAGCATGCCGCAGTGCCTCACAAATGCCGTCGGTGATCTCTACCGCAAGCTCCCAAGGAATCTTCCCCCGCCGATCCATCAAATCGCGCAGCGATTCCCCAGGGACCAGTTCGAGAGCCAGATAAGGCTGCCCGTCCTCGATCGTTCCGCCCAGATAGCGCACGATGCTTGGATGCACAAGCTTCTGCAAACGCTTGACGTCGGCAGCAAACAGATTCCCACCCATCGCCTGGTTCACCAGACTCGGTGGCAACAGCTTCACCGCCATCGCAGTCTTGCGCTCAACGTGCAATCCGCGCAGAACATTAGCCGAGCCTCGGGGATCGAGGCATTCTTCCAACACAAAAGGACCAATTCGCGAACGCTGCATCGGCTACTGGAGATTGAGAGAGGTAAGGAACTCGTCGTCCTTTCATTGTAATTGAAGAGACGATTCGCAGCGAGGCAGATATACAATAGCTTCATAGCCGTCGGCGGAAGCCGATAGTTGTCGTTCCGGAAACCGCAGGCTCCCTCCGACGGCCAAGAAAGGCTAGATGATAGTCGAAACAGCGAATACCCTCGTCTACAACTCCAACCGTTTGACGCGTACATTGCGAAACGCCACAGCCCCGTGATCCATTTGAAGCATGAGCGCTGCTTCGGCCACCTCGGGCAGTGGAGTTGAGGCATTGCCAGTCGGTGAGGCTACCTCTACTTCCTGATGTATTATCTGACCGTTGAGTTTTACAGATAAAAACTTTGCATTATCGACTTTCGTCCCGTCGCTAGCGAAACGAGGCGCCCGGAATACCACCTCCAAGGTTTGCCACTTACCAGCAGGCTTCGCAGCGTTCACCAGTGGGGGCACACCTTCATCAATGTATTTCAACGGCTTGCCTTCGCCTTGAAACAACCAGTGAGGATAAATTCCACCACACTCCCTGGCCGAAGGCTTGTCCTTATGGTGGCTATCGTAAAGCTGAATCTCATAGCGCTGTTGCAGCTTCACGCCAGAGTTGCTCCCTTTGCCGATAAGAAACTCTAGCTGGACTTCGCAATCACCGAACTCTTGCCTGCTAAGCAAGTTGTTTGCTTCTCCAAACTTGGATTTCGAAAGCGCCGCGACCACACCCTCGCCGGGCTGAGCCTCTAGTGATTTCGAATTCAGCTCCAACGTCACATCGCCGCATAAGACTGCATTCTTTCCGAGCTGGACAATCCCCGTGGGGCCCTTGGTATCTATCAAATCGATCCATTGGATGACCTCCTCTGATTCCGCCGTACGAACCGGAACCAAGAGCAGCATAAAC contains:
- a CDS encoding 3-keto-disaccharide hydrolase, which encodes MGRYRMNLECLLVPSLFMLLLVPVRTAESEEVIQWIDLIDTKGPTGIVQLGKNAVLCGDVTLELNSKSLEAQPGEGVVAALSKSKFGEANNLLSRQEFGDCEVQLEFLIGKGSNSGVKLQQRYEIQLYDSHHKDKPSARECGGIYPHWLFQGEGKPLKYIDEGVPPLVNAAKPAGKWQTLEVVFRAPRFASDGTKVDNAKFLSVKLNGQIIHQEVEVASPTGNASTPLPEVAEAALMLQMDHGAVAFRNVRVKRLEL